One genomic segment of Helianthus annuus cultivar XRQ/B chromosome 14, HanXRQr2.0-SUNRISE, whole genome shotgun sequence includes these proteins:
- the LOC110904896 gene encoding probable 2-oxoglutarate-dependent dioxygenase At3g111800, which yields MVCPCDWPEPIVRVQSLSESGKPIIPDRYIKPPLDRPSLDTNPLDINIPLIDLAGLNNGDLTVREATLKEISVACREWGFFQVINHGLRPELVDGAREIWREFFHESMEVKQKYANSPKTYEGYGSRLGLQKGAILDWSDYYFLHYLPSSLKDHNKWPDKPTSLREVVEEYSKEIVRLGRDLLEVFSINLGLKDDYLQNKFGGDDIGACLRVNFYPKCPQPDLTLGLSSHSDPGGMTFLLPDEDVSGLQVRRNEQWITVKPARHAIIVNIGDQLQVLSNAIYKSVEHRVIVNPDKERVSLAYFYNPKSDLLIHPAPELVTPETPALYPSMTFDEYRLFIRTRGPQGKSQVESLKSPK from the exons ATGGTTTGCCCTTGTGATTGGCCGGAGCCCATAGTCCGAGTACAGTCGTTGTCCGAAAGCGGTAAACCGATAATTCCCGACCGATACATCAAGCCGCCACTAGACCGCCCTTCGCTTGACACTAATCCACTCGACATAAACATACCTTTGATCGACCTAGCAGGCCTCAACAACGGTGATCTCACGGTTCGTGAAGCGACGTTGAAGGAGATATCCGTCGCATGTCGCGAGTGGGGATTTTTCCAGGTGATTAATCATGGGTTGAGGCCGGAATTAGTTGATGGAGCTAGGGAGATATGGCGAGAGTTTTTTCATGAGTCTATGGAAGTGAAGCAAAAGTATGCTAATTCACCGAAAACGTATGAAGGTTATGGAAGCAGATTAGGGCTTCAAAAGGGTGCTATACTTGATTGGAGTGATTATTATTTTCTTCACTATCTTCCTTCTTCGCTAAAGGATCACAATAAATGGCCTGACAAACCAACTTCTTTGAG AGAAGTTGTGGAAGAATACTCCAAAGAAATAGTACGTTTGGGTAGGGATTTGCTAGAGGTATTTTCCATAAATCTAGGATTAAAAGATGATTATCTTCAAAACAAGTTTGGTGGAGATGATATTGGTGCTTGTTTGAGAGTCAACTTTTATCCTAAATGCCCACAACCTGACTTAACCCTAGGCCTTTCATCGCATTCTGATCCCGGTGGCATGACCTTTCTCCTCCCTGATGAAGATGTTAGCGGCCTTCAAGTCCGACGAAACGAACAATGGATCACAGTTAAACCGGCTCGCCACGCAATCATAGTAAATATTGGGGATCAACTTCAG GTTTTAAGCAACGCTATATACAAAAGTGTAGAACACAGGGTGATAGTGAATCCAGACAAAGAGCGAGTGTCGTTGGCGTATTTCTATAATCCGAAGAGCGATTTGCTTATTCATCCGGCACCGGAGTTGGTAACACCGGAGACACCGGCTCTCTACCCCTCTATGACTTTTGATGAATACAGACTTTTTATACGGACTAGAGGCCCGCAAGGAAAATCCCAAGTAGAGTCTTTAAAATCACCAAAATGA